One genomic segment of Manis pentadactyla isolate mManPen7 chromosome 1, mManPen7.hap1, whole genome shotgun sequence includes these proteins:
- the GART gene encoding trifunctional purine biosynthetic protein adenosine-3 isoform X1: MTARVLVVGNGGREHTLAWKLAQSDHVKQVLVAPGNAGTACSEKISNTGNAISISDHTALAQFCKDEKIEFVVVGPEAPLAAGIVGNLMSAGVRCFGPRAEAAQLESSKRFAKEFMDRHGIPTAQWRAFNKPEKAYSFIMSADFPALVVKASGLAAGKGVIVAESKEEACKAVQEIMQNKAFGAAGETIVIEELLEGEEVSCLCFTDGRSVAPMPAAQDHKRLLEGDHGPNTGGMGAYCPAPQVSKDLLLKIKNTILQRTVDGMRQEGMPYTGVLYAGIMLTKDGPKVLEFNCRFGDPECQVILPLLKSDLYEVIQSTLDGRLCTSLPVWHKNRTAVTVVMASKGYPGDYTKGVEITGFPEAQALGLEVFQAGTTLKDGKVVTNGGRVLTVTAIRESLISALEEAEKGLAAIKFEGATYRKDIGYRAIALFQQPRGLTYKESGVDIAAGNMLVQKIKPSAKATSRPGCDVDLGGFAGLFDLRAAGFKDPLLACGTDGVGTKLKIAQQCNKHDTIGQDLVAMCVNDILAQGAEPLFFLDYFSCGKLDLNTTETVITGIAKACGKAGCALIGGETAEMPDMYPPGEYDLAGFAVGAMERDQKLPHLERITEGDVIIGVASSGLHSNGFSLVRKIIAKSSLQYSSPAPDGCGDQTLGDLLLTPTRIYSHSLLPVLRSGHIKAFAHITGGGLLENIPRVLPQKLGVDLDAQTWRIPRIFSWLQQEGHLSEEEMARTFNCGIGAALVVSKDLTEQILRDIQQHKEEAWVIGRVVACPEGFPRVRVKHLIDTMQINGSALENGILKNHSFVQPKRARVAVLISGTGSNLQALIDSTREPSSSAHIVVVVSNNAAVAGLGRAERAGIPTRVINHKLYKSRIEFDTAIDQVLEEFSTDIVCLAGFMRILSGPFVRKWNGKMLNIHPSLLPSFKGSKAHEQALAAGVTVTGCTVHFVSEDVDAGQIILQEAVPVKRDDTVSTLSERVKLAEHKIFPAALQLVANGTVQLGENGKICWVREE; the protein is encoded by the exons ATGACAGCCCGAGTACTTGTCGTTGGCAATGGAGGAAGGGAACATACACTGGCCTGGAAACTTGCACAGTCTGATCATGTCAAACAGGTGTTGGTTGCCCCAGGAAATGCAGGCACTGCCTGCTCTGAAAAGATTTCAAATACTGGTAATG cCATCTCAATCAGTGATCACACTGCCCTTGCTCAGTTCTgcaaagatgagaaaattgaattCGTAGTTGTTGGACCAGAAGCACCTCTGGCTGCTG GAATTGTTGGGAACCTGATGTCTGCAGGAGTGCGATGCTTTGGCCCCAGAGCAGAAGCAGCTCAGTTAGAGTCCAGCAAAAGATTTGCCAAAGAGTTTATGGACCGACATGGAATCCCAACAGCACAATGGAGAGCTTTCAACAAACCTGAGAAGGCCTACAGCTTCATTATGAG TGCAGACTTCCCTGCTTTGGTTGTGAAGGCCAGTGGTCTTGCAGCTGGGAAAGGGGTGATTGTTGCAGAAAGCAAAGAAGAGGCCTGTAAAGCTGTACAGGAAATCATGCAG AATAAAGCTTTTGGAGCAGCTGGAGAAACAATTGTCATTGAAGAACTTCTTGAAGGAGAAGAGGTGTCT tgTTTGTGCTTCACTGATGGGAGATCTGTGGCCCCCATGCCTGCAGCACAGGACCATAAGCGGTTGCTGGAGGGAGATCATGGCCCCAACACAGGGGGAATGGGAGCCTACTGCCCAGCACCTCAG GTTTCTAAGGATTtgttgctaaaaataaaaaataccattCTTCAGAGGACGGTGGATGGCATGCGGCAGGAGGGTATGCCATACACAG gtGTTCTCTATGCTGGTATAATGCTGACCAAGGATGGCCCAAAAGTTCTGGAGTTTAATTGCCGTTTCGGTGATCCAGAGTGCCAA GTGATCCTCCCACTTCTTAAAAGTGATCTTTATGAAGTGATTCAGTCTACCTTAGATGGCCGGCTCTGCACATCTCTGCCTGTTTGGCACAAAAACCGCACTGCCGTAACTGTTGTCATGGCAAGTAAAGGTTACCCAGGAGACTACACCAAGGGTGTGGAAATAACAG GGTTTCCTGAGGCTCAAGCTTTAGGACTAGAGGTGTTCCAAGCAGGCACTACCCTAAAAGATGGCAAAGTGGTGACTAATGGAGGTAGAGTCCTTACAGTAACAGCCATCCGGGAAAGTCTCATCTCAGCCCTTGAAGAAGCCGAGAAAGGACTAGCTGCTATAAAGTTTGAGGGAGCCACTTACAGGAAGGACATTGGCTATCGTGCCATAGCTCTCTTCCAACAGCCCAG GGGCCTGACTTACAAGGAATCTGGGGTAGACATTGCAGCTGGAAATATGCTTGTCCAAAAAATTAAGCCTTCAGCAAAAGCCACCTCCAGACCAG GCTGTGATGTTGATCTTGGAGGTTTTGCTGGTCTTTTTGATCTGAGAGCAGCTGGTTTCAAAgatcctcttctggcctgtggaACAGATGGTGTTGGAACTAAACTGAAG ATTGCCCAGCAGTGCAACAAGCATGATACCATTGGTCAAGATTTGGTTGCAATGTGTGTAAATGATATTCTGGCACAAGGAGCAGAGCCCCTCTTCTTCCTTGATTACTTTTCCTGTGGAAAACTTGACCTCAATACAACTGAAACTGTTATCACTGGAATCGCTAAAGCTTGTGGAAAAGCTGGATGTGCTCTCATTG gaGGTGAAACAGCAGAAATGCCTGACATGTATCCCCCCGGAGAGTATGACCTAGCTGGTTTTGCTGTGGGTGCCATGGAGCGGGATCAAAAACTCCCTCACTTGGAAAGAATCACCGAAGGGGATGTCATTATTGGAGTGGCTTCATCTGGTCTACACAGCAATGGGTTTAGCCTTGTGAGGAAAATTATTGCAAAATCTTCCCTCCAGTACTCCTCTCCAGCACCAGATGGCTGTGGTGACCAGACCTTAG GGGACTTACTTCTTACTCCAACCAGAATTTACAGCCATTCACTGTTACCTGTCCTACGTTCAGGGCACATCAAGGCCTTTGCCCATATTACTGGTGGAGGATTGCTAGAAAACATCCCCAGAGTCCTTCCTCAGAAACTTGGGGTGGATTTAG ATGCCCAGACCTGGAGGATCCCTAGGATCTTCTCGTGGTTACAGCAGGAAGGACATCTCTCTGAAGAAGAGATGGCCAGAACATTTAACTGTGGCATTGGGGCTGCCCTCGTGGTATCAAAGGATCTGACAGAGCAGATTCTGAGGGACATTCAGCAGCACAAGGAAGAAGCCTGGGTGATTGGCAGGGTGGTTGCATGTCCTGAAG GTTTTCCTCGTGTGAGAGTCAAGCATCTGATTGACACCATGCAAATAAATGGATCAGCTTTGGAGAATGGCATCCTGAAAAATCATTCGTTTGTCCAACCAAAAAGGGCAAGAGTGGCTGTCTTAATATCTGGAACAG gaTCTAACCTCCAAGCTCTCATTGACAGTACTAGGGAACCAAGTAGCTCTGCACACATTGTTGTCGTTGTCTCTAACAACGCTGCTGTGGCTGGCTTAGGTAGAGCAGAAAGAGCCGGGATTCCCACCAGA gTAATTAATCATAAGTTATATAAAAGTCGTATAGAATTTGACACTGCCATTGACCAAGTCCTAGAAGAGTTCTCCACAGACATAGTCTGTCTTGCAGGATTCATGAGAATTTTATCTGGCCCCTTTGTGAGAAAATGGAATG GGAAAATGCTCAACATCCACCCATCCTTGCTTCCATCTTTTAAGGGTTCAAAAGCCCATGAGCAGGCCCTGGCTGCTGGTGTCACAGTCACTGGGTGCACTGTGCACTTTGTATCT gaAGATGTGGATGCTGGACAAATTATTTTACAAGAAGCTGTTCCTGTGAAGAGGGATGACACGGTTTCAACTCTGTCTGAAAGAGTAAAATTAGCAGAACATAAGATATTTCCTGCAGCCCTCCAGCTGGTGGCCAATGGAACTGTACAGCTGGGAGAAAATGGCAAGATCTGCTGGGTCAGAGAGGAATGA
- the GART gene encoding trifunctional purine biosynthetic protein adenosine-3 isoform X2 has protein sequence MTARVLVVGNGGREHTLAWKLAQSDHVKQVLVAPGNAGTACSEKISNTAISISDHTALAQFCKDEKIEFVVVGPEAPLAAGIVGNLMSAGVRCFGPRAEAAQLESSKRFAKEFMDRHGIPTAQWRAFNKPEKAYSFIMSADFPALVVKASGLAAGKGVIVAESKEEACKAVQEIMQNKAFGAAGETIVIEELLEGEEVSCLCFTDGRSVAPMPAAQDHKRLLEGDHGPNTGGMGAYCPAPQVSKDLLLKIKNTILQRTVDGMRQEGMPYTGVLYAGIMLTKDGPKVLEFNCRFGDPECQVILPLLKSDLYEVIQSTLDGRLCTSLPVWHKNRTAVTVVMASKGYPGDYTKGVEITGFPEAQALGLEVFQAGTTLKDGKVVTNGGRVLTVTAIRESLISALEEAEKGLAAIKFEGATYRKDIGYRAIALFQQPRGLTYKESGVDIAAGNMLVQKIKPSAKATSRPGCDVDLGGFAGLFDLRAAGFKDPLLACGTDGVGTKLKIAQQCNKHDTIGQDLVAMCVNDILAQGAEPLFFLDYFSCGKLDLNTTETVITGIAKACGKAGCALIGGETAEMPDMYPPGEYDLAGFAVGAMERDQKLPHLERITEGDVIIGVASSGLHSNGFSLVRKIIAKSSLQYSSPAPDGCGDQTLGDLLLTPTRIYSHSLLPVLRSGHIKAFAHITGGGLLENIPRVLPQKLGVDLDAQTWRIPRIFSWLQQEGHLSEEEMARTFNCGIGAALVVSKDLTEQILRDIQQHKEEAWVIGRVVACPEGFPRVRVKHLIDTMQINGSALENGILKNHSFVQPKRARVAVLISGTGSNLQALIDSTREPSSSAHIVVVVSNNAAVAGLGRAERAGIPTRVINHKLYKSRIEFDTAIDQVLEEFSTDIVCLAGFMRILSGPFVRKWNGKMLNIHPSLLPSFKGSKAHEQALAAGVTVTGCTVHFVSEDVDAGQIILQEAVPVKRDDTVSTLSERVKLAEHKIFPAALQLVANGTVQLGENGKICWVREE, from the exons ATGACAGCCCGAGTACTTGTCGTTGGCAATGGAGGAAGGGAACATACACTGGCCTGGAAACTTGCACAGTCTGATCATGTCAAACAGGTGTTGGTTGCCCCAGGAAATGCAGGCACTGCCTGCTCTGAAAAGATTTCAAATACTG cCATCTCAATCAGTGATCACACTGCCCTTGCTCAGTTCTgcaaagatgagaaaattgaattCGTAGTTGTTGGACCAGAAGCACCTCTGGCTGCTG GAATTGTTGGGAACCTGATGTCTGCAGGAGTGCGATGCTTTGGCCCCAGAGCAGAAGCAGCTCAGTTAGAGTCCAGCAAAAGATTTGCCAAAGAGTTTATGGACCGACATGGAATCCCAACAGCACAATGGAGAGCTTTCAACAAACCTGAGAAGGCCTACAGCTTCATTATGAG TGCAGACTTCCCTGCTTTGGTTGTGAAGGCCAGTGGTCTTGCAGCTGGGAAAGGGGTGATTGTTGCAGAAAGCAAAGAAGAGGCCTGTAAAGCTGTACAGGAAATCATGCAG AATAAAGCTTTTGGAGCAGCTGGAGAAACAATTGTCATTGAAGAACTTCTTGAAGGAGAAGAGGTGTCT tgTTTGTGCTTCACTGATGGGAGATCTGTGGCCCCCATGCCTGCAGCACAGGACCATAAGCGGTTGCTGGAGGGAGATCATGGCCCCAACACAGGGGGAATGGGAGCCTACTGCCCAGCACCTCAG GTTTCTAAGGATTtgttgctaaaaataaaaaataccattCTTCAGAGGACGGTGGATGGCATGCGGCAGGAGGGTATGCCATACACAG gtGTTCTCTATGCTGGTATAATGCTGACCAAGGATGGCCCAAAAGTTCTGGAGTTTAATTGCCGTTTCGGTGATCCAGAGTGCCAA GTGATCCTCCCACTTCTTAAAAGTGATCTTTATGAAGTGATTCAGTCTACCTTAGATGGCCGGCTCTGCACATCTCTGCCTGTTTGGCACAAAAACCGCACTGCCGTAACTGTTGTCATGGCAAGTAAAGGTTACCCAGGAGACTACACCAAGGGTGTGGAAATAACAG GGTTTCCTGAGGCTCAAGCTTTAGGACTAGAGGTGTTCCAAGCAGGCACTACCCTAAAAGATGGCAAAGTGGTGACTAATGGAGGTAGAGTCCTTACAGTAACAGCCATCCGGGAAAGTCTCATCTCAGCCCTTGAAGAAGCCGAGAAAGGACTAGCTGCTATAAAGTTTGAGGGAGCCACTTACAGGAAGGACATTGGCTATCGTGCCATAGCTCTCTTCCAACAGCCCAG GGGCCTGACTTACAAGGAATCTGGGGTAGACATTGCAGCTGGAAATATGCTTGTCCAAAAAATTAAGCCTTCAGCAAAAGCCACCTCCAGACCAG GCTGTGATGTTGATCTTGGAGGTTTTGCTGGTCTTTTTGATCTGAGAGCAGCTGGTTTCAAAgatcctcttctggcctgtggaACAGATGGTGTTGGAACTAAACTGAAG ATTGCCCAGCAGTGCAACAAGCATGATACCATTGGTCAAGATTTGGTTGCAATGTGTGTAAATGATATTCTGGCACAAGGAGCAGAGCCCCTCTTCTTCCTTGATTACTTTTCCTGTGGAAAACTTGACCTCAATACAACTGAAACTGTTATCACTGGAATCGCTAAAGCTTGTGGAAAAGCTGGATGTGCTCTCATTG gaGGTGAAACAGCAGAAATGCCTGACATGTATCCCCCCGGAGAGTATGACCTAGCTGGTTTTGCTGTGGGTGCCATGGAGCGGGATCAAAAACTCCCTCACTTGGAAAGAATCACCGAAGGGGATGTCATTATTGGAGTGGCTTCATCTGGTCTACACAGCAATGGGTTTAGCCTTGTGAGGAAAATTATTGCAAAATCTTCCCTCCAGTACTCCTCTCCAGCACCAGATGGCTGTGGTGACCAGACCTTAG GGGACTTACTTCTTACTCCAACCAGAATTTACAGCCATTCACTGTTACCTGTCCTACGTTCAGGGCACATCAAGGCCTTTGCCCATATTACTGGTGGAGGATTGCTAGAAAACATCCCCAGAGTCCTTCCTCAGAAACTTGGGGTGGATTTAG ATGCCCAGACCTGGAGGATCCCTAGGATCTTCTCGTGGTTACAGCAGGAAGGACATCTCTCTGAAGAAGAGATGGCCAGAACATTTAACTGTGGCATTGGGGCTGCCCTCGTGGTATCAAAGGATCTGACAGAGCAGATTCTGAGGGACATTCAGCAGCACAAGGAAGAAGCCTGGGTGATTGGCAGGGTGGTTGCATGTCCTGAAG GTTTTCCTCGTGTGAGAGTCAAGCATCTGATTGACACCATGCAAATAAATGGATCAGCTTTGGAGAATGGCATCCTGAAAAATCATTCGTTTGTCCAACCAAAAAGGGCAAGAGTGGCTGTCTTAATATCTGGAACAG gaTCTAACCTCCAAGCTCTCATTGACAGTACTAGGGAACCAAGTAGCTCTGCACACATTGTTGTCGTTGTCTCTAACAACGCTGCTGTGGCTGGCTTAGGTAGAGCAGAAAGAGCCGGGATTCCCACCAGA gTAATTAATCATAAGTTATATAAAAGTCGTATAGAATTTGACACTGCCATTGACCAAGTCCTAGAAGAGTTCTCCACAGACATAGTCTGTCTTGCAGGATTCATGAGAATTTTATCTGGCCCCTTTGTGAGAAAATGGAATG GGAAAATGCTCAACATCCACCCATCCTTGCTTCCATCTTTTAAGGGTTCAAAAGCCCATGAGCAGGCCCTGGCTGCTGGTGTCACAGTCACTGGGTGCACTGTGCACTTTGTATCT gaAGATGTGGATGCTGGACAAATTATTTTACAAGAAGCTGTTCCTGTGAAGAGGGATGACACGGTTTCAACTCTGTCTGAAAGAGTAAAATTAGCAGAACATAAGATATTTCCTGCAGCCCTCCAGCTGGTGGCCAATGGAACTGTACAGCTGGGAGAAAATGGCAAGATCTGCTGGGTCAGAGAGGAATGA